In Polynucleobacter ibericus, a genomic segment contains:
- a CDS encoding glycosyltransferase family 2 protein, producing the protein MRIILASQYKNESMRVVEWLEYYRDRGITDFILCDDHSTDNSIEVINGVAGINVIHFSSLSTPTRFSGSSDTELYKWDLEHPQNQHKNFRRMFAYACEHFDADTAIGFLDMDEFIFTNARKSLVEVISESIKPYAVMSICSFEVDSRTFELNGQSLLAQTTRSMSVKSRTHSTRRTSVKSFINLGHPLRCYAFTEPVEEIGAGIHTAGLPLSSRQTIGKLFRKRLKNWFRALLNLGPQRWYALEDVWVPKDPLDRFSLDTLWLRVDPFSLSYLHYRTPSYDMSINSPLFDCDYDLQISR; encoded by the coding sequence ATGAGAATTATTCTAGCTAGTCAATACAAGAATGAGTCCATGAGAGTAGTGGAGTGGTTGGAGTACTACCGAGATCGAGGTATTACAGATTTCATTCTGTGTGATGATCACTCGACTGATAATTCTATTGAGGTGATTAATGGTGTAGCCGGTATCAATGTCATTCATTTCTCTTCACTATCTACCCCAACACGCTTTTCCGGATCCTCTGATACGGAGCTCTATAAATGGGACTTGGAGCACCCCCAAAATCAACATAAAAATTTCCGCAGAATGTTTGCTTATGCTTGTGAGCATTTTGATGCCGATACTGCTATTGGCTTTTTGGATATGGATGAGTTTATTTTTACTAACGCACGTAAATCATTAGTCGAGGTGATTTCTGAAAGCATCAAGCCTTATGCCGTCATGTCTATCTGTAGTTTTGAGGTGGATTCAAGAACCTTTGAGCTAAATGGCCAAAGCTTGCTTGCCCAAACAACACGTTCTATGTCAGTGAAGAGCCGTACCCACTCCACTCGACGTACCTCTGTGAAATCGTTCATTAATCTAGGGCACCCTCTACGTTGTTATGCTTTTACTGAGCCTGTTGAGGAAATTGGTGCGGGCATTCATACGGCTGGCTTACCCTTGAGCTCAAGACAGACCATAGGCAAGTTATTTCGTAAGCGCCTCAAGAATTGGTTTCGAGCCCTTCTAAATCTGGGTCCGCAAAGATGGTACGCACTGGAAGATGTATGGGTTCCAAAAGATCCACTAGACCGTTTTTCGCTGGATACGTTATGGTTAAGAGTAGACCCATTTAGTTTGTCATATCTTCACTATCGCACACCAAGCTATGACATGTCTATTAATAGTCCATTATTTGATTGTGATTATGATTTACAAATAAGCCGCTAG
- a CDS encoding calcium:proton antiporter, with amino-acid sequence MATLLSQTWFIILMAVTLIGVVLSAVHHAEVIAHKTGEPYGALVLAISVTIIEVSLIISMMLSGHDGSEFIARDAVFATVMIVINGVIGLCIFIGGLHHHEMSFRNEGTNSALAVLTALATFILVMPTVTISTPGPDFTKSQLAFAGIASFTLYAAFLFFQTVSHRDYYLPKAQDKKTDINFHAQKPSNLKTTISVFLLIASLIVVVGLAELLSPAIEAGVKSAGAPKTIVGIAIAMLVLLPEAYAAVRAAKANRLQSSLNLALGSALASIGLSIPVIAAIAIYFNLPISLGISDLNMTLMYLTFFIGALTLAIGRTTLLQGVVHLIIFFEYLFLSLVP; translated from the coding sequence ATGGCAACACTACTCAGTCAAACCTGGTTCATTATCTTAATGGCCGTTACTTTGATAGGGGTTGTTTTATCTGCTGTGCATCACGCCGAAGTCATTGCCCATAAAACTGGTGAGCCTTATGGCGCATTAGTACTCGCGATTAGCGTCACGATTATCGAAGTTTCTTTAATTATCTCCATGATGCTATCGGGACATGATGGCTCAGAGTTTATTGCCCGTGATGCCGTGTTTGCAACTGTCATGATTGTGATCAATGGCGTCATTGGTCTATGTATTTTTATTGGCGGCCTGCATCACCATGAGATGAGCTTTCGTAATGAAGGCACTAATTCAGCTTTAGCCGTATTGACAGCGCTTGCAACCTTTATTTTGGTAATGCCAACAGTTACTATTAGCACTCCAGGGCCAGACTTCACCAAGAGCCAGCTGGCCTTTGCAGGTATTGCCTCATTTACCCTCTATGCCGCTTTCTTATTTTTTCAAACAGTCAGTCACAGAGATTACTACCTACCAAAGGCGCAAGATAAAAAAACAGATATCAACTTTCATGCGCAAAAACCGAGCAACCTGAAAACTACCATTAGTGTCTTCTTGTTAATCGCCTCACTCATCGTGGTGGTAGGGCTCGCAGAGTTATTGAGTCCCGCAATTGAAGCCGGCGTTAAATCCGCTGGCGCACCAAAAACGATTGTGGGTATCGCCATTGCGATGTTGGTTTTATTGCCTGAGGCTTATGCCGCAGTCAGGGCTGCTAAAGCGAATCGCCTGCAAAGTAGTCTCAACTTGGCACTAGGATCCGCCTTAGCAAGTATTGGATTATCAATACCTGTGATTGCTGCTATAGCAATCTACTTTAATCTACCAATCAGCCTAGGCATTAGCGATCTCAATATGACGTTGATGTATCTCACCTTCTTTATTGGAGCGCTCACATTAGCCATTGGTAGAACCACCCTACTTCAAGGCGTGGTTCATCTGATCATTTTCTTTGAGTACTTATTTTTGAGTTTGGTACCCTAA
- a CDS encoding sirohydrochlorin chelatase, protein MKAIILFGHGARDSRWREPFDRLAALWQAQYPATPVELAFLEMMQPSLEEAVAALVAKGATEVAVVPVFFGQGGHLRNDFPVLLEECRGKFPNIQLSATPAVGEDAAVLQAIIDFGARAL, encoded by the coding sequence ATGAAAGCCATTATCTTATTCGGGCACGGAGCGCGCGATAGTCGCTGGCGTGAGCCTTTTGACCGTCTGGCCGCCTTATGGCAAGCGCAATATCCGGCTACGCCGGTTGAACTGGCTTTTCTAGAGATGATGCAGCCCTCTCTAGAAGAGGCAGTTGCTGCACTCGTTGCCAAAGGGGCAACTGAAGTAGCGGTGGTGCCAGTCTTTTTTGGACAGGGCGGGCACCTCAGAAATGACTTCCCCGTTTTACTGGAAGAGTGTCGAGGCAAATTCCCCAACATCCAATTAAGCGCTACGCCTGCCGTTGGGGAGGATGCGGCTGTCTTGCAAGCTATTATCGATTTCGGAGCTAGAGCTCTCTAA
- the cobA gene encoding uroporphyrinogen-III C-methyltransferase: MTKASTNQDFANQALGKVYLVGAGPGAIDLITVRGAKLLVQADIVFYDALVDSEMLTLCPQAILVEVGKRCGKLSSAQQFINKRLVDAAQKYPLIVRLKGGDPMLFGRADEEIQALKAAGIEVEIVPGITAALAGAASIQQSLTLRGVSRSVAFVTLAQGTENVAPGQPIPNPSADTLVYYMGRKDAARIAQQLIAQSPNQHSNTPVQILEAVSTPRERLWTSTLQELAAGKADQWFDSSSPALIMIGEALRDTTQTNPNLESSSSEIDNSLQDSRILPNGRRSA; encoded by the coding sequence ATGACTAAAGCATCTACCAATCAGGACTTTGCCAACCAAGCACTTGGTAAAGTGTATTTAGTGGGTGCTGGTCCGGGCGCGATTGATCTCATCACTGTGCGTGGCGCCAAACTACTAGTGCAAGCTGACATTGTTTTTTATGATGCTTTAGTGGATTCGGAAATGTTGACACTATGTCCACAAGCGATTTTGGTAGAAGTAGGAAAACGTTGTGGCAAGCTCTCGTCTGCACAACAGTTTATTAATAAACGTCTCGTGGATGCTGCGCAAAAGTATCCTTTGATTGTGCGTCTTAAAGGTGGTGACCCCATGCTCTTTGGTCGCGCTGATGAAGAGATTCAAGCCTTAAAAGCAGCTGGAATTGAAGTAGAGATAGTACCCGGCATTACCGCGGCGCTTGCTGGTGCTGCCAGTATTCAGCAATCACTGACGCTTCGTGGTGTTTCAAGAAGCGTTGCTTTTGTTACTTTGGCGCAAGGCACAGAGAATGTCGCTCCAGGACAGCCTATACCCAATCCTTCGGCCGATACTTTGGTTTACTACATGGGCCGTAAAGATGCTGCTCGTATCGCACAGCAATTGATTGCGCAAAGCCCTAATCAACACAGCAATACCCCTGTACAAATCTTGGAAGCTGTCAGCACTCCTCGTGAGCGCTTATGGACAAGTACCTTGCAAGAATTAGCAGCCGGCAAAGCAGATCAATGGTTTGATAGCAGCTCACCCGCACTCATCATGATTGGTGAAGCGCTCAGAGATACAACCCAGACAAATCCAAATTTAGAGAGCTCTAGCTCCGAAATCGATAATAGCTTGCAAGACAGCCGCATCCTCCCCAACGGCAGGCGTAGCGCTTAA
- a CDS encoding DUF934 domain-containing protein, producing MSQINLASHPEILHFPKDGKPVLTPNEWQVWSDSQDEGAHFESPDLDHGAHKVLVPFAWWIAHHHEVDIQSKAKAGQIGVWFATDDDILRHVDVIEAGKEVWPLVAAHFPIFRDGRSFSTAALLRDRFQWQGEIRAIGDVLIDQLLQGARVGFDSFALRPDQQLDVALKQFDLFTFTTQNSWRDKRATLSA from the coding sequence ATGAGTCAAATCAATCTCGCTTCCCATCCAGAAATTTTGCATTTTCCTAAAGATGGAAAACCTGTACTAACTCCAAATGAATGGCAAGTTTGGAGTGATAGCCAAGATGAAGGTGCGCATTTTGAGTCCCCAGATCTTGATCATGGCGCCCATAAAGTATTGGTTCCATTTGCATGGTGGATTGCCCATCATCATGAAGTAGATATTCAGAGTAAAGCCAAGGCAGGTCAAATTGGGGTCTGGTTTGCGACTGATGACGATATCCTCAGGCACGTTGATGTCATTGAGGCTGGCAAAGAAGTATGGCCATTAGTAGCTGCTCACTTTCCCATTTTTAGAGATGGTCGTAGCTTTAGTACGGCAGCTTTATTACGAGATCGCTTCCAATGGCAAGGGGAAATTCGCGCCATTGGTGATGTGTTAATTGATCAACTTCTTCAGGGCGCTCGCGTTGGCTTTGATAGCTTTGCATTACGCCCAGATCAACAATTAGATGTCGCCTTAAAGCAATTTGATTTGTTTACCTTCACTACTCAGAATAGCTGGCGTGATAAACGGGCAACATTAAGCGCTTAA
- a CDS encoding nitrite/sulfite reductase, with translation MYKYDSIDQTLVDQRVAQFRDQVARRLNGTLAEEEFRPLRLQNGLYHQRHAYMLRVAIPYGLFSAQQLRTMALISEQYDRGYGHFTTRQNIQYNWVTLEDTPDILAELAKVEMHAIQTSGNCIRNITSDAFAGVAADEYVDPRPVCELLRQWSTLHPEFAHLPRKFKFAVNGAKEDRTVLLCHDVGIELKKNAQGELIADVYAGGGMGRTPILGSLIKNDLSWNALPSYLTALLRVYNRFGRRDNLYKARIKILVKALGPEEFGRQVEGEWLHIKNGDDNFTQAEWDRVAKHFTKPAYKNLSALTIEQVIDLATDTEKAAFTRWLERNVKAHQVAGYASVILSLKPHGTVAPGDATTAQMLAIADLADQYSFGELRATHEQNLVLADVEQSKLYELWQEAKKQKVALPNIGLLTDIIACPGGDFCSLANAKSLPIAKAIQERFDDLDYLFDLGDISLNISGCINSCGHHHVGNIGVLGVDKDGEEWYQITLGGEQGNDAAIGKVIGPSFYADEIPDVITNVINTYIEHRTSDESFIEAYRRLGVAPFKESAYKNAKKKEKVEDKAAVGNAS, from the coding sequence ATGTATAAATACGACTCTATCGACCAAACCCTTGTAGATCAAAGGGTTGCCCAATTTAGGGATCAAGTAGCCAGACGCCTGAATGGTACTCTGGCCGAAGAAGAATTCCGCCCTCTTCGCCTTCAGAATGGTCTGTATCACCAACGTCACGCCTACATGTTGCGCGTTGCTATTCCTTATGGCCTATTTAGCGCTCAGCAATTGCGCACCATGGCATTGATTTCTGAACAATATGATCGCGGTTATGGTCACTTCACGACGCGACAAAATATCCAATACAACTGGGTCACACTCGAAGACACTCCCGATATTTTGGCTGAACTAGCTAAAGTAGAAATGCACGCTATCCAAACATCAGGCAACTGCATCCGTAATATTACGAGCGATGCTTTTGCAGGAGTGGCTGCTGATGAGTATGTTGATCCACGTCCAGTTTGCGAACTCTTACGTCAGTGGTCAACACTACATCCTGAATTTGCCCACTTACCACGCAAGTTTAAGTTTGCAGTCAATGGCGCCAAAGAAGATCGCACTGTATTGCTTTGCCATGACGTTGGTATTGAGCTGAAGAAGAATGCACAAGGTGAACTCATAGCGGATGTCTATGCAGGCGGTGGCATGGGACGTACACCTATTCTAGGCTCACTCATCAAGAACGACCTTTCGTGGAATGCATTACCAAGCTATTTGACTGCCTTATTGCGTGTATATAACCGCTTTGGTAGAAGAGACAACCTCTATAAGGCACGCATCAAGATATTAGTCAAAGCCTTAGGTCCAGAAGAGTTCGGTCGCCAAGTTGAAGGTGAATGGCTACATATCAAAAATGGTGATGACAACTTCACGCAAGCAGAATGGGATCGTGTCGCTAAGCACTTCACTAAGCCTGCTTACAAAAACTTATCCGCCTTAACAATTGAGCAAGTCATTGACCTTGCTACCGATACTGAGAAAGCAGCCTTTACCCGCTGGTTGGAGCGCAACGTCAAAGCTCATCAAGTTGCGGGTTACGCCAGCGTGATCTTGTCTCTCAAGCCACATGGCACAGTCGCCCCCGGTGACGCAACTACTGCTCAAATGTTGGCGATTGCAGATTTAGCAGATCAATATAGCTTTGGTGAATTACGTGCTACTCATGAACAAAACTTAGTACTCGCCGATGTTGAGCAATCCAAGTTATATGAACTCTGGCAAGAAGCGAAAAAGCAAAAAGTAGCATTACCAAACATTGGCTTGCTCACAGACATCATTGCTTGCCCTGGTGGCGATTTCTGCTCCCTAGCGAATGCCAAGTCTTTGCCGATTGCTAAAGCAATTCAGGAACGGTTTGATGATCTGGACTACTTATTTGATTTAGGGGATATCAGCCTGAACATTTCTGGCTGCATTAACTCTTGCGGTCATCATCACGTTGGCAATATTGGCGTTTTAGGTGTCGATAAAGATGGTGAGGAGTGGTATCAAATTACTTTAGGCGGCGAACAAGGTAATGATGCTGCTATTGGCAAAGTCATCGGCCCTTCCTTCTATGCTGATGAGATTCCAGATGTGATTACCAATGTCATCAACACCTATATTGAGCATCGTACGAGCGATGAGTCTTTTATTGAAGCGTATCGCCGTCTAGGTGTTGCACCGTTTAAAGAGTCTGCTTATAAGAATGCCAAGAAAAAAGAAAAAGTAGAAGATAAAGCTGCTGTCGGAAATGCATCATGA
- a CDS encoding type II toxin-antitoxin system RelE/ParE family toxin: MIRSFSCALTRDLFESRATRRSVNIERVARRKLLQIHGAVNLLDLRVPPGNLLEALIGNRKGQHSIRINSQWRVCFIWREDGAYGVEIVDYH; this comes from the coding sequence ATGATCCGCTCATTTTCTTGTGCACTTACTAGAGATTTATTTGAAAGCAGGGCTACAAGAAGGTCTGTAAACATAGAAAGGGTGGCGCGACGCAAGTTGTTGCAAATACATGGAGCTGTTAATTTGTTAGATTTGAGAGTGCCGCCAGGGAATTTGCTGGAGGCCTTAATAGGAAATCGCAAAGGACAACATAGCATTCGAATTAATAGTCAGTGGAGAGTTTGCTTTATTTGGCGAGAAGATGGCGCGTATGGCGTAGAAATTGTGGATTACCACTAA
- a CDS encoding HigA family addiction module antitoxin — protein MTKLLDEIHPGEILLEDFMKPMGITARQLAADIDVSPSRISEIVNGARPITADTALRLGLFFSMEPRFWLNLQSEYDMRIAKRTLQKEMESRIRVFKMAA, from the coding sequence ATGACAAAATTACTTGATGAAATTCATCCCGGTGAAATATTGTTAGAAGACTTTATGAAGCCAATGGGTATTACAGCGCGACAGCTCGCCGCCGATATCGATGTCTCACCAAGTCGCATTAGTGAGATTGTGAATGGTGCTCGCCCTATTACTGCCGATACTGCCTTGCGTCTTGGCCTCTTCTTTTCAATGGAGCCTAGATTTTGGTTAAATCTGCAATCAGAATATGACATGCGGATTGCAAAAAGGACTCTACAGAAGGAAATGGAATCTAGAATTCGAGTCTTTAAGATGGCTGCATAA
- a CDS encoding HdeD family acid-resistance protein: MTELSNSQIQELRAKVLGAAAKVPGALIGLGILFIVLGMIGVAGQTLFSFVSVNILGIFLFAGGLLQGAHALKSQGWKSVGVQLILAALYIAAAIFTWAFPIPALEAITLWLAAIFFVTGALRLITAFQHRLFREWFWLVLSSAISILMGVLIMNGYPESSLWLPGMLIAIELLLQGWSLLFMGLAARSLVK; the protein is encoded by the coding sequence ATGACCGAATTATCGAACTCTCAGATTCAAGAGCTCCGTGCAAAAGTATTAGGCGCAGCCGCTAAAGTTCCCGGTGCATTAATCGGACTCGGAATTTTATTCATTGTGCTAGGGATGATTGGTGTTGCAGGTCAAACATTGTTTTCTTTTGTTTCCGTAAATATTCTGGGTATTTTCTTATTTGCTGGCGGTCTATTGCAAGGTGCCCATGCCCTCAAATCACAAGGCTGGAAAAGCGTTGGCGTGCAACTCATTTTGGCAGCGCTTTATATTGCTGCAGCAATCTTTACTTGGGCTTTCCCAATTCCGGCGCTTGAGGCAATCACACTATGGTTAGCAGCAATCTTTTTTGTAACTGGTGCATTGCGTCTAATCACAGCATTTCAGCATCGCCTCTTTCGTGAATGGTTCTGGTTAGTATTGTCTTCGGCGATCTCTATCTTGATGGGCGTGTTGATAATGAACGGCTACCCAGAATCCAGTCTTTGGTTGCCAGGAATGTTGATTGCGATTGAGCTCTTGTTACAAGGCTGGTCCTTATTATTTATGGGCCTAGCAGCGCGCTCACTTGTTAAGTAA
- a CDS encoding acyltransferase family protein encodes MKQSSPLILIDFLKVFAALMIILHHLSSYGQIAEDARGVLPGVMTWLFEYGRYAVQIFLVMAGYLAAQSLSRHANTKFSAHGLLKLILNRYLRLFTPYAAALIFTIVCAYIARLWVNDEFVGESETLAQFLAHLFFIQGILGLDSISAGAWYVAIDWQLYSVLAILFLSFPSYQALIWLLSILAVSSLLFFNRSTDYEAYFIYFIGSYGLGVLAYLASGFQDAGVKRVAKIALILIGLLIAAASLQEIWLRNFLAWFVALALYLWGSTQYPQGIAQSGLSRVIAWGSQRSYCAFLIHFAFILLANTLYIAIGLHARESGALAIVLMLGVLACSIFTANYVYRWIEIPANKLKV; translated from the coding sequence TTGAAGCAATCATCCCCGCTTATTCTGATTGATTTTCTAAAGGTCTTTGCGGCCTTGATGATTATTCTTCACCATCTCTCAAGTTATGGACAGATTGCAGAGGATGCGCGCGGCGTCCTTCCTGGGGTAATGACTTGGCTATTCGAGTATGGCCGTTATGCGGTACAAATCTTTTTAGTCATGGCGGGCTACTTGGCTGCTCAGTCCTTAAGTCGACATGCAAATACCAAATTTAGTGCCCATGGTCTACTCAAGCTGATTCTGAATCGCTATCTTCGTTTATTTACGCCTTATGCCGCAGCACTGATTTTCACGATTGTGTGCGCATACATTGCGCGCTTATGGGTCAATGATGAATTTGTTGGCGAATCAGAAACGCTTGCTCAATTTTTAGCGCACCTCTTTTTTATTCAGGGCATCTTAGGGCTTGATTCGATCTCTGCAGGTGCCTGGTATGTTGCGATTGATTGGCAGCTCTATTCTGTATTGGCAATCTTGTTCTTATCGTTTCCAAGCTACCAGGCGCTGATTTGGTTGCTTAGCATTTTGGCAGTCAGTTCTTTATTGTTCTTTAATCGCTCTACTGACTATGAAGCATATTTTATTTATTTCATTGGCTCATATGGTCTAGGTGTCCTGGCGTATCTAGCGAGTGGTTTTCAAGATGCTGGTGTGAAGCGTGTAGCTAAGATAGCCCTGATTCTTATTGGCCTTCTTATTGCCGCCGCCTCGTTGCAGGAAATTTGGCTCAGAAACTTCCTTGCTTGGTTTGTAGCTTTGGCTTTGTACCTATGGGGTAGCACTCAATACCCTCAAGGCATTGCTCAAAGCGGCTTATCAAGAGTGATAGCCTGGGGTAGTCAGCGCTCTTATTGTGCTTTCCTGATTCACTTCGCTTTTATCTTATTGGCAAACACGCTCTACATTGCCATTGGTTTGCATGCTCGCGAAAGTGGAGCATTGGCCATAGTTTTGATGCTAGGTGTCCTGGCTTGCAGTATCTTTACAGCTAATTATGTCTATCGTTGGATAGAGATTCCAGCAAACAAACTCAAGGTCTAG
- the yjgA gene encoding ribosome biogenesis factor YjgA produces the protein MHVNEKNRTPKKDDLDEGPSKSELKRQMTERQKLAEVLAALSSDALKTIPLDEAIKTAIAETNKIKSFEAIRRHKQYLGKLMRFLDEEELDAIQKRLDAIQGVSKAETAKLHFLESYRDRLIANDEAFTKMIEQYPDMDIQNMRTLIRNARREKEQNKPPKAYREIFRVLKDMGL, from the coding sequence ATGCATGTCAACGAAAAGAATCGCACCCCCAAGAAAGATGATTTGGATGAGGGGCCAAGCAAATCCGAGCTAAAGCGCCAAATGACGGAGCGCCAGAAATTGGCAGAGGTTTTGGCTGCTCTGAGTAGCGATGCCCTAAAGACCATCCCTCTTGATGAGGCAATTAAGACTGCCATTGCTGAAACAAACAAGATTAAGAGTTTTGAAGCCATTCGCCGTCATAAGCAATATCTAGGTAAGCTCATGCGCTTCTTAGACGAAGAAGAGTTGGATGCCATTCAAAAAAGGTTAGACGCCATTCAGGGTGTTAGCAAAGCCGAAACTGCAAAGCTACATTTTTTAGAAAGCTATCGTGACAGGCTGATTGCCAATGATGAAGCATTTACCAAAATGATTGAGCAATATCCTGATATGGACATTCAGAATATGCGTACCCTCATTCGAAATGCACGTCGTGAGAAAGAACAAAATAAACCACCCAAGGCTTATCGTGAAATCTTCCGCGTACTGAAGGATATGGGGCTTTGA
- a CDS encoding GMC family oxidoreductase: protein MSTTSHPNVYDYIIIGAGSAGCMLAKRLTEDPNKKVLLIEAGKNDNYIWIHIPVGYLYCIDNPRADWRFKTAAEKGLNGRSLLYPRGRVLGGCSSINGMIYMRGQARDYESWVQATGDESWSWENALRRYKSFEDYHGAANEWHGKGGEWTVSKQRLRWPIMDRFKEAAVEAGIPATDDFNQGDNFGVGYFDVSQRAGWRLNTSKAFLRDAAKRSNLTVLTEAVVSKLKIDPVTKNCLGVEYLKNGVAAEALCAIEQGGEVLLSAGAIGSVQILERSGIGAAAHLQSLGIPVVEDLPGVGENLQDHLQLRMVYKVNGIKTLNTKANTLWGKMMIGLEYVLKRSGPMSMAPSQLGAFAYSSPEQKSANVEYHVQPLSLEKFGEDLHSFNAFTASVCNLRPTSRGSVHINSTDPEAPPVISPNYLSTEEDRKVAAESLRLTRKIVEQSALGPYAPEEYKPGMQYQTDAELVKAAGDIGTTIFHPVGTCKMGRADDPTAVLDSELRVRGIHHLRVVDASAMPTITSGNTAAPTMMMAERIAELLTSA, encoded by the coding sequence ATGAGTACAACAAGTCATCCAAACGTATACGACTACATCATTATTGGAGCCGGTAGTGCAGGCTGTATGTTGGCAAAGCGTTTAACCGAAGACCCCAATAAGAAGGTTTTGTTGATCGAGGCTGGCAAGAATGACAACTACATCTGGATTCATATTCCGGTTGGGTATCTCTATTGCATTGATAACCCCAGGGCAGATTGGCGTTTCAAAACTGCTGCTGAAAAAGGTTTGAACGGTCGCTCATTGTTATATCCCCGTGGCCGCGTATTGGGTGGATGTTCATCCATTAACGGCATGATCTATATGCGTGGGCAAGCTCGTGACTACGAGTCTTGGGTGCAGGCTACTGGTGATGAATCGTGGTCTTGGGAAAATGCTTTGCGTCGTTATAAATCATTTGAGGATTACCACGGTGCTGCTAATGAGTGGCATGGTAAAGGCGGGGAGTGGACCGTTTCAAAACAGCGCTTACGTTGGCCCATCATGGATCGCTTTAAAGAAGCTGCGGTGGAGGCGGGCATTCCAGCTACAGATGACTTTAATCAGGGTGATAACTTTGGCGTGGGTTACTTTGATGTGAGTCAGCGTGCTGGTTGGCGTTTAAATACTTCTAAAGCTTTTTTAAGAGATGCTGCTAAGCGTAGCAATCTCACTGTACTGACCGAAGCTGTCGTCAGTAAGCTGAAGATTGATCCTGTAACTAAAAATTGTTTAGGCGTTGAGTACCTAAAAAATGGTGTTGCTGCAGAAGCACTATGTGCAATCGAGCAAGGTGGTGAAGTCTTGTTAAGTGCTGGTGCCATTGGTAGCGTACAAATTCTGGAGCGCTCTGGCATTGGTGCGGCTGCCCATTTACAGTCTTTAGGTATTCCGGTGGTAGAGGACTTGCCTGGCGTTGGTGAGAATTTACAAGACCATTTGCAATTACGCATGGTTTATAAAGTCAACGGCATCAAGACATTGAACACCAAGGCCAATACGCTCTGGGGCAAGATGATGATTGGTTTGGAATATGTGCTCAAGCGCTCTGGCCCCATGTCGATGGCGCCATCACAGCTGGGTGCGTTTGCATACAGCTCACCAGAACAAAAGAGCGCCAATGTGGAATATCACGTGCAACCATTGTCGTTAGAAAAGTTTGGTGAAGATTTGCATTCATTCAATGCATTCACAGCGAGTGTTTGTAACTTGCGCCCCACTTCACGAGGCAGCGTGCATATCAACTCCACTGATCCGGAAGCGCCACCAGTCATTAGCCCAAATTATTTATCGACCGAAGAAGATCGCAAGGTTGCTGCCGAATCTTTGCGCTTGACTCGTAAGATTGTTGAGCAATCTGCACTTGGACCTTATGCGCCAGAGGAATATAAACCTGGAATGCAATATCAAACCGATGCAGAGTTAGTAAAAGCTGCTGGTGATATCGGTACAACGATTTTCCATCCAGTAGGTACTTGCAAAATGGGGCGCGCTGATGATCCAACAGCGGTGCTAGATTCTGAGTTGCGCGTCAGAGGCATTCATCATCTGCGCGTAGTGGATGCTTCTGCCATGCCAACCATTACCTCAGGCAATACTGCAGCTCCCACCATGATGATGGCCGAGCGTATCGCGGAATTGCTGACGAGTGCCTAA